CCGCGCCCGCGGGTTTCCAGCCATCTTCGCGGACTACCGCATTTCGGGCGGGCAGACGCCCGAGCGCTTCGCAGCGCTCACCATCTTCTACGCATTCAACGCCCGTATCACCGTCGAGGTCATTTCGCCGTCCCGCCAGCTTTCGCGCGACACCGCCGGAGCCTTCGTTGCAGCCGCCGGCATTCGCGAGCGCATGGAGCCGTTTCCTCAGGTTCCGGTCCAGCGGGTGGTTGACCGCTAGATCCATCCGCCCGAGCCTTGCTCGTCCCCCCCTTTTCCGCTATAGCCCGCCAGTCCCGCGACATCTCCGCACCCCTGGAGGCTTCGTTCGCGGGCTTTTCTGTTGGAGAACAAGACCATGGCTGCCATCAAAGAGATGTCGGCGACGGTCCGCGCGAATGGCGGCAAGGGGGCCGCTCGCGCCGAACGTCGTGCGGGCCGCGTGCCCGGCGTCATCTACGGCGACAAGAAGTCGCCCGTGCTGATTTCGATCGACTACAAGACCCTGCACCAGCGCATCTATGCCGGTCACTTCCTCTCGACCGTGTTCGAGCTGGACGTCGACGGCCAGAAGCATCGCGTCATTCCGCGCGACTACCAGCTGGATCCGGTGAAGGACTTCCCGGTCCACGTCGACTTCCTGCGTCTCGGCGAAGGCGCCGTGATCTCGGTCGACATCCCGATCCACGTTCTGGGTGCCGATCTGTCGCCTGGCGTCAAGCTCGGTGGCTCGGTCAACCTGGTCGCGCATTCGATCACCCTGCTCTGCCCGGCTGACAACATCCCGGCCTCGGTCGACATCGACATCTCGTCGCTGGCCATGGGCTATTCGATCCATCTGGCCGATGTGGCCCTTCCGGCTGGCGTCCGCGCCGCCACGAAGGAAAACCCGACTCTGCTCTCGATCGTCGCTCCGTCGGGCGGCGCCGAGGCCGAGCCGGCCGCCGCCGCTCCGGCCGCAGCGCCTGCCGCCAAGAAGTGATCCCGGGCGGGGCCTTCTGGCCCTGCTCAACCACGTTAGCGAAGGGCGCCCGTGACATTCGGGCGCCCTTTTCGTTGGATGGAACCGTGTCGCCCTTGCCTGCGACCATGGGAGCGGTCGGATGCTGCTGATCGTCGGCCTCGGCAATCCCGGGGCGAAATACCGGATGAACCGGCACAATATCGGCTTCATGGCGGTGGAGACGATCCACCGGCGCCATCGCTTCGGGCCCTGGCGCCAGCGCTTCCAGGGCGTGACCGCAGACGGGCAGATCGGGCCTGAGAAGGCGCTGCTCTTGATGCCCGGAACCTTCATGAACGAGAGCGGCCGCGCCGTGGCTGAGGCCATGCGCTTCTTCAAGATCGAGCTCAAGGACGTGGTGGTCTTCCACGACGAGCTCGACCTGCCGCCGGCCAAGCTCCGGGTCAAGACCGGCGGCGGCAATGCCGGCCACAATGGCCTGCGCTCGATCACCGCGCTCTGCGGCAACGATTATCGCCGCGTCCGGATAGGCATCGGACATCCCGGCGACAAGGCGCTCGTCCATTCCTATGTGCTGAACGATTTCGCCAAGGCGGAAATGCCCTGGGTGGAAGACCTCTGCACGGCCTCGGCCGACCATGCCGAGATGCTGGCGACCCCGGACGACCCCGGCTACCAGAACCGCATCCACCTCGCCATGGAAGGCCGCGGTTGGGGCGAGGTGAAGCGGGTGGGCGAAGCCAAGGGCGACTGAAATGACCGAGATCGCGGGCCTGCGCCCTTGATCGCGGTTGCGCTCGGTTCCTGTCCGGGGATATGCACCACGGACGCTTGGCCGCACGGTGACCGTTCAGGTCTCGATGCCGGCCGCACCCGGATTTCTCTTCGCCGGTCCGTGACCGGCCAACATCAGACTGGACCCTTCCCATGGGCTTCAAATGCGGCATTGTCGGCCTGCCGAACGTCGGCAAGTCGACCCTCTTCAACGCGCTGACCCAGACGGCGGCGGCACAGGCGGCGAACTATCCGTTCTGCACCATCGAGCCGAATGTCGGCGATGTCGCCGTGCCCGATCCGCGTCTCGACATTCTGGCCAAGGCCGGCAAGTCACAGCAGATCATCCCGACCCGCATCACCTTCGTCGACATTGCCGGCATCGTGCGCGGCGCCTCCAAGGGCGAGGGCCTCGGCAACCAGTTCCTCGCCAATATCCGCGAGGTCGATGCCATCGCCCATGTCGTGCGCTGCTTCGAGGACGGCGACATCACCCATGTCGAGGGCAAGGTTGACCCGCTCGCCGACATCGAGACCATCGAGACCGAGCTGATGCTCGCCGATCTCGACAGCCTCGAGAAGCGCGTCACCGGCCTGGAGAAGAAGGCCAAGGGCGGCGACAAGGAAGCCAAGGAGCAGGTCGACCTGATCAACCGCGCCCTGGTCCACCTCCGCGATGGCCGTCCGGCCCGCATGACCGATGTGAAGCCCGAGGAGGCCAGGACCTTCGAGCAGCTGAACCTCTTGACCTCCAAGCCGGTTCTCTATGTCTGCAATGTCGAGGAAGCCTCCGCCGACAAGGGCAACAGCTTCTCCGCCAAGGTGTTCGCCCGCGCCAAGGAAGAGGGCGCCAATGCGGTCGTCGTCTCCGCCAAGATCGAGAGCGAGATCGCGGTCATGGCGCTGGAAGACCAGAAGGACTTCCTGGAGGCCGTCGGCCTCGAGGAGCCGGGCCTCAACCGCGTGATCCGCTCCGGCTATGACCTTCTGCACCTGGTGACCTATTTCACCGTCGGCCCGAAGGAAACCCGCGCCTGGACCATCACCAAGGGCACCAAGGCGCCCGCCGCGGCCGGCGTGATCCATACCGATTTCGAGAAGGGCTTCATCCGCGCCGAAACCATCGCCTATGCCGACTACACCGCCCTTGGTGGTGAGGCTGGTGCCCGCGATGCCGGCAAGCTGCGCCTCGAAGGCAAGGAATATGTGGTCGCCGATGGCGACGTGCTGCACTTCCGCTTCGCCAACTGACGATGCGTCCTGGCAGGCCTTCGCCCGAAAGGCGGAGGCCCCAGCCCACGGCAATCATGCATGATGCCGCCATCTCCAGTGATTGCGCCGGCCCATGACATCCGACACGCCCCTGATCGCCTTTGAAGACTTCGTCCCTGGCGAGATCTCCACCTATGGTCGCTATGCGGTGACCCGCGAGGAGGCGATCGAGTTCTCCGCCGAGTTCGATCCCCAGCCCTTCCACCTCACCGACGAGGGCGGCAAGGCCTCGCTGCTGGGCGCCTTGTCCGCCTCAGGCTGGCATTCCTCGGCCATGCTCATGCGCATGAACTGCGACCATTTCATCACCCATTCCACCTCCATGGGCGGGCCGGGCATCGAGGAGATGAAATGGGTGAAGCCGGTCTTTCCCGGCGACGTGCTGAGCGTCCGGCGCACGGTCCTCGACGCCCGCGTCTCCGCCTCCAAGCCCGATCGCGGCATCGTCCGCTTCCGCTTTGAGCTTCTGAACCAGAACGGCGACGTCGTGCTGATCCAGGTGAACCCGATCTTCTTCGGCCGCCGGACGGCAGAGGCCGCCCATGTTTGACGAGATCGCCGTCGGCTCCATCGAGGTGCTCGGATCGCACACATTCACGGCGGACGAGATCATCCGCTTCGCCCTGAAGTTCGATCCCCAGCCGTTCCACATCGATCCCGAGGCCGCGAAACAGAGCCATTTCGGCGGACTGATTGCGTCGGGATGGCAGACCGGCTCGTGGTGGATGCGCCTGCGCGTCGAGCGCTGGAAAGCGACCAATGCCGAGCGCGCCGCCAAGGGCCTGCCGCCGCTGAAGAATGGCCCGTCAGGCGGCTACACGAACCTCGTCTGGCCGAAACCCGTCTATGCCGGCGACACCGTCACCTATACCACCGAGATCGTGGGAAAACGCGCCTCCGCCAGCCGGCCGGAATGGGGCCTCCTGTTCTCGCGCAACACCGGCGTGAACCAGAACGGCGTGTTGGTCTTCGCCTTCGACGGCTCTGTCTTCGCGGCGCGCTAACGGGGCCGGCCCGCAGCGCGGGGTCATCGTCAGGCTGTCCGAGTCAGTTGAAAGACTTCGCCCCCGCACCGACACATCGCTGAAACGGGCGCACCGCACATCTCGCTCCAACAACGGAACGGGAGACGCCCCATGAGCCTCGCGCTGTCAGCCTTGATCGCCGGCCAGATCGCCGGCGCCGCGCTTGTGGCGGCCCCTGTCCCGCAGACCGGACACCGCATCGTCCAGGCCCAATATGTCCAGGACTCGCGCGGCAATCTCGTCGGCGAGGGCCGGCGCTTCGGCCGTGGCTATGATGTCGAGCGCCAGCGTCGCTCGGGCACCACCACCTATCGCGGCACCGGGCGCAATTTCGGCGGCGGCTACGAGCAGCAGGGCAACCGCATCACCGGCACAGGCTCACGCTTCGGCGGCGGCTATGAAGCCTCGCGCGGGCGCATCACCGGCACCGGCAACAATTTCGGCGCGGGCTGGCAGCGCAACCGCGACGGCTCCTGGTCAGGTACCGGCCGCAATTTCGGCCGCTCCTGCGCCGCCGGCTCAAACCCGGCAGTCGCCTGCCGGTGACGGCCATGAGTTTCACGGAAGTTGACGCACCTTCCAGTCGCCCCCTGGTGCGTCAGTAAGGGGCCCCCCAAATGCCCCTGGAGAGCCGTCGGCAGCAATGCCGGCGGCTCTTCTCTTTGGGGTCAATGCCCGTCGAACGTCACCAGCGTGCGCACATCAACCCCCATGGCGCGCAGCTTGTCGGCACCACCGAGCTCCGGCAGGTCGATGATGAAACATGCGGCCACCACATCGGCGCCGATCTGGCGCAAGAGCTTCACCGCGCCCTCGGCCGTGCCGCCGGTGGCGATCAGATCGTCGACCAGCACCACCCTCTCGCCCGGTTTGATCGCGTCGACATGGATCTCCATCTCGTCGGTGCCATATTCCAGCGCATAGGCCATGCGCACGGTCTGATGCGGCAGCTTGCCCTTCTTGCGGATCGGCACGAAGCCCGACGACAGCTGATGCGCCACAGCCCCCCCTAGGATGAAGCCGCGCGCCTCGATGCCCGCGACCTGGTCGATCTTGGCTCCCGCATAGGGCTGCACCAGCTGGTCGACCGCGCGGCGGAAGGCCCGCGCATTGCCGAGCAGCGTGGTGATGTCGCGGAACATGATGCCGGGCTTCGGATAATCCGCGATCGTCCGGATCGCCTGTTTCAGCTCGTCGTCGAGGCCTGGTGCCATCGTTCGTCCTTCAACCTTACCGCGAATTCATTGGTGCAAGCCTGGACCCGCTCCTAGGTTCTACGGCGAGCAGTCGCGCCAGGGAAAGGGCTCCCGCCAATTCCTCACAGGCCCAACGATGGAGAAACCCCATGACCATGCCCGCCCAGCCTGCCGGCCCGCAGGGCTACGCCGCACCTGGCTATGCCGCGCCCACCTATGCGCCTGCCGCCTATCCCGTGGCGCAGCCGGTCACCATCACATCGATCGACGTGCCGTTCGGCCGTCTGGTCATGTTCTTCTTCAAGGCCATGCTGGCGGCTCTGCCCGCCTTCATCGCCGCCGCCATCGTCATCCGCATCGTCTTCGGCCTGATCTTCTGGCTGTTCGGCGGCTGGCGCTACGGCTATTCCGGCTGGCTCTGATCAGCGCGCCAGAACCCGGCCCGCCACCGCATCGAGCTTGGCGACGAGCGCCGGGTCACGATGCTCCTTCGCCGTGATAACAGCGTGCTCCAGCGCGCGGTCCGAATGGATCGGACAGGGCTCGTGCTCGGCCGGAAAGTCGCGCGCGAGCCGCGCCACCAGACGGCGGCCCTTGTCGGCATTGGCGTGCAGGTGGTGGACCACCTGCGCCACGTCGACCGGGCCGACCTCCTCGTGCCAGGCGTCGAAATCGGTGACCATGCCGACGAAGGCATAGGCAATCTCGGCCTCGCGGGCGAGCTTGGCCTCGGGCATCGAGGTCATGCCGATCAGGTCCCAGCCTTGCGCCTTGTGGAACAGGCTTTCGGCCAGCGTCGAGAAGGCCGGGCCCTCCATGCATACGGCGGTGCCGCCGACCGCATGGGGAATGGCCTCCGCCTCCAGCGCCGCTGCCAGCCGCTTCTGCAGGAGCGGCGCAACGGGATGCGAGAAGGCGACATGGGCGACGCAGCCCTTCCCGAAGAAACTTGGCTGGCGCAGATAGGTCTTGTCGATGAACTGGTCGGCCAGCACGAAGGTGCCAGGTGAGAGCTCGCCCTTGAACGAGCCCACCGCCGACAGCGAGACGAGGTCGGTGACGCCCACCCGTTTCAGCACGTCGATATTGGCGCGGTAATTGATGTCGGACGGGCTAAGCGCGTGGCCGCGGCCATGGCGCGGCAGGAACACGATTTCGGTTGGCCCCAGCCGACCCCGGCGCAGCACATCGGAGGGTTCGCCCCAGGGGGAAGCGACACGCACCTCCTCGACCGCCTCCAGGCCCGGCAGGTCATAGATGCCCGAGCCGCCGATGATGCCGAGAACCGCCTTTGCCATGCTGCACCGTCCCGATATGTGGTCAGGCCCGCGACATGGCCGCAGGCTTGTGACACGGCCATGACGGCCGTCCCAATAAGAAAAGGGCCGCTCGCGCGGCCCTTCGTCAAGCACCTGGCGGTGCGAAAATCAGATCGGCCTCAGTGCTCGACCTTGGCCCAGACCTTCTTCTTGGTGAAGTAGAGCAGGATCGACAGCACCAGAACGAACAGCAGAACCTGGAAGCCGATGCGCTTGCGCTGTTCCATGTGCGGCTCGGCGGCCCACATCAGGAAAGCCGTGACATCCGACGCATATTGCGCGCGGGTGGCGGGCGAACCGTCCGAATAGGTCACCTGGCCATCCTGAAGGATGTTCGGCATGGCCACCGCATTGCCCGGGAAATACTTGTTGTAGTGGGTCCCCGGCGGCACCTCATGACCGTCCTCGTAGCCGAGCAGGAAGGCACGGACATAGTCCACGCCGTGTTCCTGATAGGCCGGCGGGAAGATGTCGATCAGGAACCACGGAAAGCCGCGCTCATAGGAACGGGCCTTGGCCATCAGCGAGAGATCCGGCGGCGCCTTGCCGCCATGGGCGGCTTCCGCCGCCTTGACGTTGGCGAAAGGTCCGGGAATGCGGTCCGACAGGCGCGGCGTGCGCTCGGCCGGCTGGCCGTCATCGCCGATCTCGCGAACCTTCTGCTGCCAGTCGATCGCGATTTGGGCGGCCTGATCGGCCGGGAATTGCGGCCCGCCCGGCTGTGCCAGATTGCGGAACGACAGCTGGCTGACGCTATGGCAGGCCGAGCAGACCTCCTTGTACACCTGGAAGCCGCGCTGCAGCTGCGCCCGGTCGAACTGGCCAAACGGCCCGGCGAAGGTCCAGTTGGCGCGCGGCGGATTTTCCTGTTCGGCAGCCCGGGCCGGCTGGGCCGACACGAGCGCGAGCCCGAGAAGGCCGCCCAAAAGGCCGGCCGTCGCGGCGACACGCAGAGAGGTGATTTTCATCGTCATCGATCCTTGTTCTCTCTTCGCGCCCGCCTCAGCCCTTGGTCTCGGGCGAGGACACCGCGCCTGCCGTGACCGGCGCACTGCCCTTGCCGAGAACCGAATCGGCAATCGAGGCAGGCAGCGTGTTCGGCGTCTCGAACAGGCCGAGCAAGGGCAGGACGATCAGGAAATAGGCGAAATAGAGCCCGGTCAGGGTCAGCGACAAGAGCGGGAAGATACCTTCCGGCGGCTTGGAGCCGAGCCAGCCAAGCAGCACGCAGACCGCAACGAAGGCCCAGAAGAACTGGCGGTGCAGCGGCCGGTAGTTCGACGACTTCACGCGGGACGTGTCGAGCCAGGGCAGGAAGGCCAGGACCAGGATCGCCGCGAACATGGCGATGACACCGCCGAGCTGAGCCGGGATCGTGAAGATCAGCAGATTGATGTCGAAGGTGATGGCGCGCAGGATCGCGTAGAACGGCAGGTAATACCATTCCGGCACGATATGGGCAGGCGTCACCATCGGATCGCCGGGCACGTAGTTCACCGCGTGTCCCAGATAGTTCGGCTGGAAGAACACGAAGTACATGTACATGAGGAAGAACACCGACAGGCCGAAGGCGTCCTTGATGGTCGCATAGGGCGTGAAGGGGATCGTGTCCTTCTTGACGTCCTTCACCTCGACGCCGGTCGGGTTGTTCTGGCCCGTCACGTGCAGCGCCCAGACGTGCAGCACGACGACGCCGGCAATCATGAACGGCAGCAGGAAGTGCAGCGAGAAGAAGCGGTTTAGCGTCGGATTGTCGACCGAATAGCCGCCCCACAGGAATTCAACCACGGTCGGGCCGACCAGCGGGATCGCCGAGAACAGGTTGGTGATGACCACCGCGCCCCACAGCGACATCTGACCCCAGGGCAGCACATAGCCGAGGAAGCCGGTCGCCATCATCAGGAGATAGATGATGACACCCAGGATCCACAGCACCTCGCGCGGCGCCTTGTAGGAGCCGTAATAGAGGCCCCGCAGCATGTGGATGTAGACGGCAATGAAGAACATCGACGCGCCGTTGGCGTGGAGATAGCGGATCAGCCAGCCGTAGTTCACGTCGCGCATGATGTGTTCAATCGAGTTGAACGCCATGTCGACATGCGGCGTGTAGTGCATCGCCAGCACCACGCCGGTGATGATCTGAACCACCAGCATGATCGAGAGGATGCCGCCGAAGGTCCAGAAATAGTTCAGGTTTTTCGGAACCGGGTAGGCGACGAAGGAATCGTAAACGAGGCGCGGCAAGGGCAGACGCGCGTCAACCCACTTGGCAATGCCCAATTTCGGGACGTAGTGCGAGTGACCCTGCATGGTCTTCAACCTCGATTTCGATCGTCAGGTCAGGACTGCGGGGCCGCTGATGCGGACGCGCGTCTCGGACAGGAACTCGTAGACAGGAACGGGCAGGTTTTTCGGCGCCGGACCGGAGCGGATGCGGCCGGACGTGTCGAACACCGAGCCGTGGCAGGGGCAGAACCACCCGCCGAACTCACCCTGGTTGCCCAGGGGGACGCAGCCGAGATGGGTGCAATTGGCCGAGGCAATCAGCCATTTGGCATGCCCCGCCTTCACACGCGCCGAATCGGGCTCGGGATGGCGCAGCTTGGTGACGTCGGTATCGACCGCCGCCTTGATTTCGGCTTCGGTGCGGTTGCGGATGAAATAGGGCTTGCCGCGCCACAAGATCTTGATCTGCGAGCCGGATGCGATCGGAGCCAGATCGAACTCGGCCGGCGCACCGGCGGCGACCGTGCTGGCATCGGGCGCAAGCTGGCTGATGAACGGCCACACGGCCGCGGCGGCGCCGACGGCTGCTGCCGCGCCCGTCGCAAGGAACAGGAAATCGCGGCGATCGCCCTCGGCATGTTCAACAATTGCCACTTCTTCGTCCTTTCGCTCTTCCGGCCCATCAAAGGCCTCGATCGCGCCGGGGCAGCCCGCAGGCCACCTCATCCAAGACCCCTGCGGCGGATCACAAACCAGGCGCTGGGCAGCAGCTTCGGGGAGAGCGCGCCCGCGCCGGCCGCCCCATGGACGGGGCATAAGGGAATCCGCGCCGGAACCCTTGTCGGCGAGGGCTTATTCGCATCGTTATAAGGTGATGTCCAGTGGGCCAATTGCGCCATGGCCTTGCAAGGTGTGGCACCTTCGTCGCAAGGGGAATTGCAGATGAGTGACGTGCCCCGGAATGGCCCGCTCCGCCCCCCTCCCGGAGAGCTTCGACCCTCATGATCCGCATCGCTCTGTACCAACCGGACATCGCCCAGAACACCGGAACGATCCTGCGGACAGCCGCCTGCCTCGGGATTGCCGTGGATATCATCGAGCCAGCCGGGTTTCCGGTCTCCGACAAGTCATTCCGGCGCTCGGGCATGGATTATCTCGACCACGTCCGCTGGCAGCGCCACGACGATTTCGAGGCCTTCCAGCGCGACCGCCTGCGGGCTGGAGGCAGGCTCGTGCTCATGACCACCCGAGGTGCCCTGCCCTATGCCGGCTTCGCCTTCCAGGCCGGCGACGTGGTGATGGCGGGGCGCGAATCCGCGGGCGTGCCGGACCATGTCCACGACGCCGCGGACGCGCGCATCGTCATCCCCATGCAGCCGGGCCTGCGCTCGCTCAATGTCGCGGTGTCGGTGGCGATGGTCGCAGGTGAGGCGCTGCGCCAGCTCGGCGGGTTCGCCTCGCCGTGAAACGCAAACAGGCCGCCCGAAGGCGGCCTGTGCAGTCGATCCGAAGATCGAAGAGATCAGTAGCGGGCGACGACGGCCGACGGGCCGGTGGTGAACATGTAAGACACGCCAAGCCGCACCGAATGCTCGTTGTAGGGCGTGAGCGTACGCTGGCTGCCTGCAGCAAAAGCGTATCCCTGGGACCCGTAGCCGGAGTACCGGTATTCCAGGCTCACGGACCAGTTCGGCGAAATGGCATAAGCCACGCCCGCTCCCACGGTATAGCCGATCTTGGTGTTGGTGATCGTCTGGGCATCGAAATTGGGGCGCGAGTAGCGGAAGTCGCCATAGGCCAGGCCGCCCGTCGCATAGATCAGGGCCCGGTCGACCGCGAAGCCCGCAACGAGACGGGTGGAGCCCTGCCAGCGGCGATTGATCTGATCGATGGTGCCACCAAATCCGCCATCATTGCCACGCGCCGACGTCAGTTCGAGATCACTGACCACACCGAACACGAACTGGTTGACCTGCCAACGATATCCGATGTGAACGCCGCCGAAGAACGCGCTGGTCTTGAAACCCGTGCCAGAATTCGGAGTGGCAGGAATGTCCAGATTGTAGCCAGTATTGGCCCAGGCGCCGCCCACCTGCGCACCAAGATAGAGCCCCGTCCAATTGAACACCGGCGCGACAACCGCAGCCGCAATCGGCATGCGCGGCGATCCGAGATCGGCTGCCTGAGCGGAAGCGCCGAAAGCGACAATGGCTGTGGAGGCGAGAAGCAGCTTCTTCATGACGTTGTTCCTCGATGCTTTGAAAGCGTGAAAACCTTGTTCTCACCGAATCTGATATGCCGCAAGGGAATCCAGCGTGAGACGGCATGCCAGCACCGTGATTCCTCAGGGTTAGCAACTGCCTGTTACATGAAGAGCACAACTTGAACATGTGCTTCTTGTGAAAGCACGCATGACGTGCCAGGGAAGGCGCACATGCTCCCCAAACGCAAACAGGCCGCCCGAGGGCGGCCTGTGCAGTCGATCCGAAGATCGAAGAGATCAGTAGCGGGCGACCACCGCGCCCGGGCCGGTCGAGAACAGGTAGTTCACGCCGAGCTTGACGGTGTGGATGTCGGAGCGGATCCGGACATCGCCAACCGGATCGAGCGTGGGCGTCAGAGCGGTCGAATTGCCGAAGTAGTGGTACATGTACTCGGCCTTGACGGTCCAGTTCTGGGCCACCGCATATTCGACACCGGCGCCGAGGGCCAGGCCCAGGCGCGTGGTGTTGTAGGTGCCGACCAGGGCAACCGGGGCCGCCGTATATTCACGGTGCTTGAAATTGCCGATGGCGAGACCGCCGGTCACGTAATAGAGCGCACGATCCACGGCATAGCCGGCGCGGGCGCGCACGGTGCCAAGGAAATTCGCCCGCGAGGCGCAGGTGAACGCCGCATTCGGGCAGGAGCGCCAGCCGTGGAGATCAGCCGCGGAGGCATCAGCCTCGAGGCCGAGGACCAGGTTGTTGATCTGGTAATTGTAGCCGATCTGGACGCCGCCCAGGATGCCGTTGGTGTTCGGCGAGACCGAAATGCCGGTGGCCGGATCGCTCCAGCGCGACTGGCCGAAGCCGTAGCCGATATGGGCACCGGCATAGACGCCGGTCCAGCTGAACACCGGTGCGATGACGGCAGCGGCGATCGGCATGCGCGGTGCGCCGAGATCGGCCGCCTGGGCGCCGGTGGAAAGGGCGGCGATAGCAGCGCCCGCGAGAAGAAGCTTCTTCATGATGACCTTCCTGGATTGCAACCGAAGCTCCCGCCTTCGGTCTGGATGGGCCCGTCCCCCCCGAGGGGACCCAAGATGATCGAGTGTCGCTGAGCAGGCGTCGATGCCCTCCATCGGCGTCAGCCCTGCGACCCTCCTTCCGTGCCACGTCGCCACGTGTCACCGCAACGCGCGCCCCAAGGGAATGTATCCACCCCGGTACCGGCACATCGGCGGGTTTCAGTCGCACTGTGGCAGGAAGGGCACGATCCGCGCTTTGAACGGCCCCGCTTGTCCCATGCCTGAAACAAAAAAGGCCGCCCGAAGGCGGCCTTTTCGTCAGGTCTGGAGAGACCGTGAAATCAGTAGCGGGCGACGACGGCCGACGGGCCGGTCGAGAACAGGTAGCTCACACCGAGGCGCACGGTATGCATGTAGTGACGGTGGGTGTGCGCAATCAGCGTTCCGGTATCAGGATAGCTTGCCGTTCCGAAGTCATAGTACCGATACTCGAGACGCGCGGTCCAATTCTGCGTGAAGGCATATTCGGCGCCAGCGCCGATATTCCAGCCCACGCGTCCTTGACGGAACGTCGCGTCGGTAAGTCCGAAGCCGCCAGGGGGCGTCTCGAAGGTCCGATGACGGTTGTCGGTATAGGCGAGGCCGCCGATTGCGTACAAAAGGGTGCGATCGACCGCGATACCGGCACGCACATCCAGCGAGCCGAACATGCTGGTACGAGCAGTGTACGTGCGCAAGCCATTGATATTCGAACCGGTCAAGCCGGCGCCGTTGATCTCGGCCTGCACGCCGAGGACCAGCATGTTGATCTGATGATTATAGCCGGCATGAATGCCACCAAAGATACCATTGCTCTTCCACGGGTTAGCAAACAGCCCGGGGGGTGTGACCCACCCCTGATGTGCCCAACCGTATCCGACCTGAGCACCCGCATAGAAGCCGGTCCAGTTGAAGGCGGGCATGACAACAGCTGAGGCGACCGGCATGCGCGGCGATCCGAGATCGGCTGCCTGAGCGGAAGCGCCGAAAGCCACAATGGCAGTAGAGGCGAGAAGCAGCTTCT
This region of Phreatobacter aquaticus genomic DNA includes:
- the petA gene encoding ubiquinol-cytochrome c reductase iron-sulfur subunit, which gives rise to MAIVEHAEGDRRDFLFLATGAAAAVGAAAAVWPFISQLAPDASTVAAGAPAEFDLAPIASGSQIKILWRGKPYFIRNRTEAEIKAAVDTDVTKLRHPEPDSARVKAGHAKWLIASANCTHLGCVPLGNQGEFGGWFCPCHGSVFDTSGRIRSGPAPKNLPVPVYEFLSETRVRISGPAVLT
- a CDS encoding S-methyl-5'-thioadenosine phosphorylase, which encodes MAKAVLGIIGGSGIYDLPGLEAVEEVRVASPWGEPSDVLRRGRLGPTEIVFLPRHGRGHALSPSDINYRANIDVLKRVGVTDLVSLSAVGSFKGELSPGTFVLADQFIDKTYLRQPSFFGKGCVAHVAFSHPVAPLLQKRLAAALEAEAIPHAVGGTAVCMEGPAFSTLAESLFHKAQGWDLIGMTSMPEAKLAREAEIAYAFVGMVTDFDAWHEEVGPVDVAQVVHHLHANADKGRRLVARLARDFPAEHEPCPIHSDRALEHAVITAKEHRDPALVAKLDAVAGRVLAR
- a CDS encoding tRNA (cytidine(34)-2'-O)-methyltransferase; translation: MIRIALYQPDIAQNTGTILRTAACLGIAVDIIEPAGFPVSDKSFRRSGMDYLDHVRWQRHDDFEAFQRDRLRAGGRLVLMTTRGALPYAGFAFQAGDVVMAGRESAGVPDHVHDAADARIVIPMQPGLRSLNVAVSVAMVAGEALRQLGGFASP
- the ychF gene encoding redox-regulated ATPase YchF; amino-acid sequence: MGFKCGIVGLPNVGKSTLFNALTQTAAAQAANYPFCTIEPNVGDVAVPDPRLDILAKAGKSQQIIPTRITFVDIAGIVRGASKGEGLGNQFLANIREVDAIAHVVRCFEDGDITHVEGKVDPLADIETIETELMLADLDSLEKRVTGLEKKAKGGDKEAKEQVDLINRALVHLRDGRPARMTDVKPEEARTFEQLNLLTSKPVLYVCNVEEASADKGNSFSAKVFARAKEEGANAVVVSAKIESEIAVMALEDQKDFLEAVGLEEPGLNRVIRSGYDLLHLVTYFTVGPKETRAWTITKGTKAPAAAGVIHTDFEKGFIRAETIAYADYTALGGEAGARDAGKLRLEGKEYVVADGDVLHFRFAN
- the pth gene encoding aminoacyl-tRNA hydrolase: MLLIVGLGNPGAKYRMNRHNIGFMAVETIHRRHRFGPWRQRFQGVTADGQIGPEKALLLMPGTFMNESGRAVAEAMRFFKIELKDVVVFHDELDLPPAKLRVKTGGGNAGHNGLRSITALCGNDYRRVRIGIGHPGDKALVHSYVLNDFAKAEMPWVEDLCTASADHAEMLATPDDPGYQNRIHLAMEGRGWGEVKRVGEAKGD
- a CDS encoding adenine phosphoribosyltransferase — encoded protein: MAPGLDDELKQAIRTIADYPKPGIMFRDITTLLGNARAFRRAVDQLVQPYAGAKIDQVAGIEARGFILGGAVAHQLSSGFVPIRKKGKLPHQTVRMAYALEYGTDEMEIHVDAIKPGERVVLVDDLIATGGTAEGAVKLLRQIGADVVAACFIIDLPELGGADKLRAMGVDVRTLVTFDGH
- a CDS encoding MaoC family dehydratase, with amino-acid sequence MFDEIAVGSIEVLGSHTFTADEIIRFALKFDPQPFHIDPEAAKQSHFGGLIASGWQTGSWWMRLRVERWKATNAERAAKGLPPLKNGPSGGYTNLVWPKPVYAGDTVTYTTEIVGKRASASRPEWGLLFSRNTGVNQNGVLVFAFDGSVFAAR
- a CDS encoding cytochrome b, yielding MQGHSHYVPKLGIAKWVDARLPLPRLVYDSFVAYPVPKNLNYFWTFGGILSIMLVVQIITGVVLAMHYTPHVDMAFNSIEHIMRDVNYGWLIRYLHANGASMFFIAVYIHMLRGLYYGSYKAPREVLWILGVIIYLLMMATGFLGYVLPWGQMSLWGAVVITNLFSAIPLVGPTVVEFLWGGYSVDNPTLNRFFSLHFLLPFMIAGVVVLHVWALHVTGQNNPTGVEVKDVKKDTIPFTPYATIKDAFGLSVFFLMYMYFVFFQPNYLGHAVNYVPGDPMVTPAHIVPEWYYLPFYAILRAITFDINLLIFTIPAQLGGVIAMFAAILVLAFLPWLDTSRVKSSNYRPLHRQFFWAFVAVCVLLGWLGSKPPEGIFPLLSLTLTGLYFAYFLIVLPLLGLFETPNTLPASIADSVLGKGSAPVTAGAVSSPETKG
- a CDS encoding MaoC family dehydratase, which encodes MTSDTPLIAFEDFVPGEISTYGRYAVTREEAIEFSAEFDPQPFHLTDEGGKASLLGALSASGWHSSAMLMRMNCDHFITHSTSMGGPGIEEMKWVKPVFPGDVLSVRRTVLDARVSASKPDRGIVRFRFELLNQNGDVVLIQVNPIFFGRRTAEAAHV
- a CDS encoding cytochrome c1, giving the protein MKITSLRVAATAGLLGGLLGLALVSAQPARAAEQENPPRANWTFAGPFGQFDRAQLQRGFQVYKEVCSACHSVSQLSFRNLAQPGGPQFPADQAAQIAIDWQQKVREIGDDGQPAERTPRLSDRIPGPFANVKAAEAAHGGKAPPDLSLMAKARSYERGFPWFLIDIFPPAYQEHGVDYVRAFLLGYEDGHEVPPGTHYNKYFPGNAVAMPNILQDGQVTYSDGSPATRAQYASDVTAFLMWAAEPHMEQRKRIGFQVLLFVLVLSILLYFTKKKVWAKVEH